One segment of Pandoraea pnomenusa DNA contains the following:
- the glxR gene encoding 2-hydroxy-3-oxopropionate reductase, translating into MRPESGARTRITTRATASPVPASATTLQTLATRSLEMAQLGFIGLGIMGAPMAKHLQNAGHKLFLYERRTPPQDLIDGQATVCTSAKEVAKRADIVFVMVPDTPDVGAVLFGQDGLAEGLSAGKIVVDMSSISPIETKEYAKKIKALGCEYLDAPVSGGEVGAKAATLSIMVGGSQAAFDDVKPFFELMGKNITLVGENGAGQTCKVANQIVVALTIEAVGEALLFASKAGADPAKVRAALMGGFASSRILEVHGERMVKRNFEPGFRIALHQKDLNLALQTAKTLGVSLPNTATAQELFNACAANGGAAWDHSGMVRALEMLANHTVA; encoded by the coding sequence ATGCGGCCGGAGTCCGGGGCGCGCACGCGCATCACGACGCGCGCGACGGCCTCACCCGTTCCGGCATCAGCGACAACACTTCAAACTTTGGCAACAAGGAGTCTCGAAATGGCACAACTCGGTTTCATTGGTCTGGGCATCATGGGCGCGCCGATGGCAAAGCATCTGCAAAACGCCGGTCACAAGCTGTTCCTGTACGAGCGCCGCACGCCCCCGCAAGACCTGATCGACGGCCAGGCAACGGTTTGCACGTCGGCCAAGGAAGTCGCCAAGCGCGCCGACATCGTGTTCGTGATGGTGCCGGATACCCCTGACGTGGGCGCCGTGCTGTTCGGTCAGGACGGTCTGGCCGAAGGCCTGTCGGCCGGCAAGATCGTGGTCGACATGAGCTCGATCTCGCCGATCGAAACGAAGGAATATGCCAAGAAGATCAAGGCACTTGGCTGCGAATACCTCGACGCTCCGGTCTCGGGCGGCGAAGTGGGCGCGAAGGCCGCGACGCTGTCGATCATGGTCGGCGGCTCGCAAGCCGCGTTCGACGACGTGAAGCCGTTCTTCGAACTGATGGGCAAGAACATCACCCTCGTGGGCGAGAACGGTGCGGGCCAGACCTGCAAGGTCGCCAACCAGATCGTCGTCGCCCTGACGATCGAAGCCGTGGGCGAGGCCCTGCTGTTCGCCTCGAAGGCCGGCGCCGATCCCGCCAAGGTGCGCGCCGCGCTCATGGGCGGCTTTGCGTCGTCGCGCATTCTCGAAGTGCACGGCGAGCGCATGGTCAAGCGCAACTTCGAACCGGGCTTCCGCATCGCGCTGCACCAGAAGGATCTGAACCTGGCGCTGCAAACGGCGAAGACCCTGGGCGTGTCGCTGCCGAACACGGCCACTGCGCAGGAACTGTTCAACGCATGCGCCGCCAATGGTGGCGCTGCGTGGGATCACTCGGGCATGGTGCGCGCGCTGGAAATGCTCGCCAACCATACCGTCGCGTAA
- the gcl gene encoding glyoxylate carboligase, producing MAKMTAVEAAVRVLEKEGITTAFGVPGAAINPFYSALRKAGSVEHVLARHVEGASHMAEGYTRAEAGNIGVCIGTSGPAGTDMITGLYSAWADSIPILCITGQAPRARLYKEDFQAVDIESIAKPVTKWAVTVREPALVPRVFQQAFHLMRSGRPGPVLIDLPFDVQVAEIDFDPETYEPLPVYKPAATRAQIEKAIQMLVASERPLIVSGGGVINADAADLLVEFAETVNVPVVPTLMGWGTIADDHPLMAGMVGLQTSHRFGNATMLASDFVMGIGNRWANRHTGSVDVFTKGRKFVHVDIEPTQIGRVFGPDYGIVSDAKAALKLFVEVARELKAAGRLPDRSQWVADCQKRKRTMLRRTDFDQVPIKPQRVYQEMNAFFGRDVRYVSTIGLSQIAAAQFLHVNKPRHWINCGQAGPLGWTVPAAIGAKVASPSSDVVAISGDYDFQFMIEELAVAAQFKVPYIHVVVNNSYLGLIRQAQRNFDMDYCVQLAFENVNSPEVNGYGVDHVKVAEGLGVKAIRVFQPNDIQPAFEQARKLMAEFSVPVIVEVILERVTNIAMGTEINNVNEFEEIIDVVEEDNTVTA from the coding sequence ATGGCCAAGATGACCGCCGTAGAGGCCGCCGTCCGCGTGCTGGAGAAGGAAGGCATCACCACCGCGTTCGGTGTGCCCGGTGCTGCCATCAACCCGTTCTATTCGGCGCTGCGCAAGGCAGGCAGCGTGGAGCACGTGCTCGCGCGCCACGTCGAGGGCGCATCGCACATGGCCGAAGGCTACACTCGCGCCGAGGCGGGCAACATCGGCGTGTGCATCGGCACCTCGGGCCCGGCGGGCACCGACATGATCACGGGCCTGTATTCGGCGTGGGCCGACTCGATCCCCATCCTGTGCATCACGGGTCAGGCGCCGCGCGCCCGTCTGTACAAGGAAGACTTCCAGGCCGTCGACATCGAGTCGATCGCCAAGCCGGTCACCAAGTGGGCCGTGACGGTGCGCGAACCGGCCCTCGTGCCGCGCGTGTTCCAGCAAGCGTTCCACCTGATGCGCTCGGGCCGTCCGGGTCCGGTGCTCATCGATCTGCCGTTCGACGTGCAGGTCGCCGAGATCGATTTCGATCCAGAGACGTATGAGCCGCTGCCGGTGTACAAGCCCGCGGCCACGCGCGCGCAGATCGAGAAGGCGATCCAGATGCTGGTCGCCTCCGAGCGTCCGCTGATCGTCTCGGGCGGGGGCGTGATCAATGCCGACGCGGCCGACCTGCTCGTCGAGTTCGCCGAAACCGTCAATGTGCCGGTCGTGCCCACGCTCATGGGCTGGGGCACCATCGCCGACGATCACCCGCTCATGGCGGGCATGGTCGGCCTGCAGACGTCGCACCGCTTCGGCAACGCCACGATGCTCGCGTCCGACTTCGTGATGGGCATCGGCAACCGTTGGGCCAACCGCCACACGGGCAGCGTCGACGTCTTCACCAAGGGCCGCAAGTTCGTCCACGTCGATATCGAGCCGACGCAAATCGGCCGCGTGTTCGGCCCGGATTACGGCATCGTCTCCGACGCCAAGGCCGCGCTCAAGCTGTTCGTCGAGGTGGCACGCGAGCTCAAGGCGGCCGGTCGCCTGCCGGATCGCTCGCAGTGGGTGGCGGACTGCCAGAAGCGCAAGCGCACCATGCTGCGACGCACCGACTTCGACCAGGTGCCGATCAAGCCGCAGCGCGTGTATCAGGAAATGAACGCCTTCTTCGGCCGCGACGTGCGCTACGTCTCGACCATCGGCCTGTCGCAGATCGCGGCCGCCCAGTTCCTGCACGTGAACAAGCCGCGCCACTGGATCAACTGCGGCCAGGCGGGCCCGCTCGGCTGGACCGTGCCGGCCGCCATCGGCGCAAAGGTCGCGTCGCCGTCGTCGGACGTCGTGGCAATCTCGGGCGACTACGACTTCCAGTTCATGATCGAGGAACTGGCGGTGGCCGCGCAGTTCAAGGTGCCCTACATCCACGTGGTGGTGAACAACTCGTATCTGGGCCTGATCCGTCAGGCGCAGCGCAACTTCGACATGGACTACTGCGTGCAGCTCGCGTTCGAGAACGTGAACTCGCCGGAAGTGAACGGTTATGGCGTCGATCACGTGAAGGTGGCCGAAGGCCTCGGCGTGAAGGCGATCCGCGTGTTCCAGCCGAACGACATCCAGCCCGCGTTCGAACAGGCCCGCAAGCTGATGGCCGAGTTCTCGGTGCCGGTCATCGTGGAAGTGATTCTCGAGCGCGTGACGAACATCGCCATGGGCACGGAAATCAACAACGTCAATGAATTCGAGGAAATCATCGACGTCGTGGAGGAAGACAACACGGTCACGGCGTAA
- the hyi gene encoding hydroxypyruvate isomerase, producing MPKFAANLTMLFNEVPFLDRFKAAAAAGFRGVEFLFPYAFHRDQIADKLNQYQLDLVLHNLPAGNWDAGERGIAIFPERVAEFRDGVGEAITYAKALGVKQLNCLVGKQGADLSTQTAQETLVGNLRFAADALKAEGIRLLVEPINTFDIPGFFVNRTKQALEIFDAVGSDNLFLQYDIYHMQRMEGELAKTIETNLARIAHVQLADNPGRNEPGTGEINYAYLFAFLDRIGYNGWIGCEYKPATTTTEGLGWFKAAGLREAA from the coding sequence ATGCCGAAATTTGCCGCCAACCTGACCATGCTGTTCAACGAGGTGCCGTTCCTCGACCGCTTCAAGGCGGCCGCCGCAGCGGGCTTTCGCGGCGTGGAGTTCCTGTTCCCGTACGCATTCCATCGCGACCAGATCGCCGACAAGCTCAACCAGTACCAGCTCGACCTCGTGCTGCACAACCTGCCTGCGGGCAACTGGGACGCCGGCGAGCGCGGCATCGCCATCTTCCCCGAGCGCGTTGCCGAATTCCGCGACGGCGTGGGCGAAGCGATCACCTACGCCAAGGCGCTCGGCGTGAAGCAGCTGAACTGCCTCGTGGGCAAGCAAGGTGCCGATCTGTCGACGCAAACCGCACAGGAAACGCTCGTGGGCAATCTGCGCTTCGCGGCCGACGCCCTGAAGGCCGAGGGCATTCGCTTGCTGGTCGAGCCGATCAACACGTTCGACATCCCGGGCTTCTTCGTGAACCGCACGAAGCAGGCGCTGGAAATTTTCGATGCCGTCGGCTCGGACAACCTGTTCCTGCAGTACGACATCTATCACATGCAGCGCATGGAAGGCGAACTCGCCAAGACCATCGAAACGAACCTGGCGCGCATCGCCCACGTGCAACTGGCCGACAACCCGGGACGCAACGAGCCGGGCACGGGCGAAATCAACTACGCGTACCTGTTCGCATTCCTCGACCGCATTGGCTACAACGGCTGGATCGGCTGCGAGTACAAGCCCGCCACGACGACCACCGAAGGCCTCGGCTGGTTCAAGGCAGCGGGCCTTCGCGAAGCGGCGTGA
- the rpsF gene encoding 30S ribosomal protein S6 — protein sequence MRHYEIVFIVHPDQSEQVPAMIERYRSTVEGRQGAIHRVEDWGRRQLAYMIEKLAKAHYVCMNIECDQETLDELEHAFKFNDAVLRHLVVRMKKAETAPSPMMKEVAREEAKKAAATPATEAAAS from the coding sequence ATGCGTCATTATGAAATCGTATTTATCGTTCACCCCGATCAAAGCGAGCAGGTGCCTGCGATGATCGAACGCTACCGCAGCACGGTCGAAGGCCGTCAGGGCGCGATTCACCGCGTCGAAGACTGGGGCCGTCGTCAACTGGCCTACATGATCGAGAAGCTGGCGAAGGCTCACTACGTGTGCATGAACATCGAGTGCGACCAGGAAACCCTGGACGAGCTGGAACACGCATTCAAGTTCAACGACGCCGTTCTGCGCCACCTCGTGGTCCGCATGAAGAAGGCCGAGACGGCACCGTCGCCGATGATGAAGGAAGTGGCCCGCGAAGAAGCCAAGAAGGCTGCCGCGACGCCCGCTACCGAAGCCGCCGCTTCGTAA
- the rplI gene encoding 50S ribosomal protein L9 encodes MQVILLEKVVNLGNLGDIVKVKDGFARNFLIPSKMARRATKDAIAEFEVRRAELEKAAAEKLAAAQAEGEKLAGLTVQISQKAGVDGRLFGSVTNFDIAEALGTQGFKVEKMQVRLPNGPLKTVGDFPVQVALHTDVLVDVNVSVLGEHA; translated from the coding sequence ATGCAAGTGATTCTGCTGGAAAAGGTCGTCAACCTGGGTAACCTGGGCGACATCGTGAAGGTCAAGGACGGTTTCGCACGTAACTTCCTGATCCCGAGCAAGATGGCTCGCCGCGCCACCAAGGACGCGATCGCCGAATTCGAAGTTCGCCGCGCCGAACTGGAAAAGGCCGCCGCCGAGAAGCTGGCCGCCGCACAAGCCGAAGGCGAGAAGCTGGCTGGCCTGACCGTGCAAATCTCGCAGAAGGCCGGCGTTGACGGTCGTCTGTTCGGCTCGGTCACCAACTTCGACATCGCAGAAGCCCTGGGCACCCAAGGTTTCAAGGTCGAGAAGATGCAAGTGCGTCTGCCGAACGGCCCGCTCAAGACCGTGGGCGATTTCCCGGTCCAGGTGGCATTGCACACGGACGTCCTCGTCGACGTGAACGTGTCGGTGCTCGGCGAGCACGCCTAA
- a CDS encoding LysR family transcriptional regulator, whose protein sequence is MDRYKQIETFVQVAEAGSLAAAALKEGVSPVILGRRIDALEKRLGIKLMYRSTRRLALSEEGGAFLERCKQLLGDWEMAENEISAGRHAVSGHLIVSAPAAFGRKHVAPHAPAFLRQHPEVQISFNLTDRVVDIVREGYDMGIRIGGSVDPNFVAVKLAQNRRVVCGTPAYFARHGRPKTLEDLSKHNCLAFNLQGGQQRGWYFKRQGKLVTIRVAGSLDCNDGELLHRWALEGLGLGWRSTWEIQRELLSGELETVLDEYALPDYDILAVYPQQRFQPARVRLFIDQLRQIYARPNYWLENV, encoded by the coding sequence ATGGATCGCTACAAACAGATCGAAACCTTTGTGCAGGTGGCCGAGGCCGGCAGTCTGGCCGCCGCCGCACTGAAGGAGGGCGTCTCGCCGGTGATTCTCGGGCGGCGCATCGATGCGCTCGAGAAGCGCCTCGGGATCAAGCTCATGTATCGCTCGACGCGGCGGCTCGCGCTCTCGGAAGAGGGGGGCGCGTTCCTGGAGCGCTGCAAGCAGTTGCTGGGCGACTGGGAGATGGCCGAGAACGAAATCAGCGCGGGGCGCCACGCGGTCTCGGGACACCTGATCGTCTCGGCGCCGGCGGCCTTCGGGCGCAAACACGTGGCGCCGCACGCGCCGGCGTTTTTGCGCCAGCATCCCGAGGTCCAGATCTCGTTCAACCTGACCGATCGCGTGGTCGACATCGTGCGCGAGGGCTACGACATGGGCATCCGCATCGGCGGATCGGTCGACCCGAACTTCGTGGCGGTCAAGCTCGCCCAGAACCGGCGCGTGGTTTGCGGCACTCCGGCGTATTTCGCACGGCACGGCCGCCCGAAGACGCTCGAAGACCTGTCGAAGCACAATTGCCTCGCATTCAACCTTCAGGGGGGACAGCAGCGAGGCTGGTACTTCAAGCGCCAGGGCAAGCTGGTGACGATTCGCGTGGCGGGCAGCCTGGACTGCAACGACGGGGAGTTGCTGCACCGCTGGGCGCTGGAGGGCCTGGGCCTCGGCTGGCGCTCGACCTGGGAAATCCAGCGCGAGCTGCTCTCCGGCGAGCTCGAAACGGTGCTCGACGAATATGCGCTGCCCGACTACGACATTCTCGCGGTCTATCCCCAGCAGCGATTCCAACCGGCCCGGGTGCGGCTCTTCATTGACCAGTTGCGTCAGATCTACGCACGTCCGAACTACTGGCTGGAAAACGTCTGA
- the rpsR gene encoding 30S ribosomal protein S18, with amino-acid sequence MPRPNGKNKKFDRRRQQQNPLFKRKKFCRFTVAGVEQIDYKDVETLKDFIGDNGKITPARLTGTKAHYQRQLDTAIKRARFLALLPYTDLHGA; translated from the coding sequence ATGCCGCGTCCTAACGGTAAAAACAAGAAGTTTGATCGCCGCCGCCAACAGCAAAACCCGCTGTTCAAGCGCAAGAAGTTCTGCCGCTTCACCGTCGCCGGTGTCGAGCAGATCGATTACAAGGATGTCGAAACGCTGAAGGACTTCATCGGCGACAACGGCAAGATCACCCCGGCTCGCCTGACGGGTACCAAGGCGCACTACCAGCGCCAGCTCGATACGGCCATCAAGCGCGCGCGTTTCCTGGCGCTGCTGCCGTACACCGACCTGCACGGTGCTTAA
- the priB gene encoding primosomal replication protein N → MNRLRLEASIVEIGTLRHTPAGLPVIDVTLAHAGTTEEAGVARQVEFSIPAVAIGPISANVMALGLEKPAQWAGFLAKKHRNSRTLVFHITALQAFEKDC, encoded by the coding sequence GTGAATCGCTTACGGCTCGAGGCCAGCATCGTCGAAATCGGCACGCTGCGCCATACCCCGGCCGGGCTCCCCGTGATCGATGTGACATTGGCCCATGCGGGAACCACCGAAGAGGCGGGCGTGGCCCGTCAGGTGGAATTCTCGATACCGGCAGTTGCGATCGGTCCCATCAGCGCCAACGTCATGGCGTTGGGACTCGAGAAACCGGCTCAGTGGGCAGGGTTCCTCGCCAAGAAGCATCGCAATAGCCGCACCCTGGTGTTTCACATCACTGCATTGCAAGCATTTGAAAAGGATTGTTGA
- a CDS encoding asparaginase — protein sequence MTLTSFNPIPHYTVSSGDLPRVAVLATGGTIAGSAPDATRTAGYQAGALGVQDLLAAVPALGSVAHIHAEQVAQIDSKDMSVALWQKLAARVNALLSQPDVAGAVITHGTDTLEETAYYLHLTVNSRKPVVLTAAMRPATALSADGPLNLLNAVRVATDPISAGRGVMVAINNQIHCARDVIKTSTYKVDAFQSPEIGVLGWVQDERVAFQRAPLQYHTVESEFVGLSGELPAVEVVSSYAGVSRIAVDALVEAGVQGIVVAGTGNGSLHALLQQALAEAVQRGVTVVRSARVGSGHVMRNGAAPDDQYGFVSAGNLHPFKARVLLMLALQAGVPSERMQSVFDEY from the coding sequence ATGACCCTGACCTCATTCAACCCCATTCCTCATTACACCGTGTCGTCGGGCGACCTGCCACGCGTGGCCGTGCTCGCCACCGGCGGCACGATCGCGGGCAGCGCGCCCGATGCCACGCGCACGGCCGGGTATCAGGCCGGGGCGCTCGGTGTTCAGGACCTGCTCGCGGCAGTGCCGGCGTTGGGCAGTGTGGCGCACATCCATGCGGAACAGGTCGCGCAGATCGACAGCAAGGACATGAGCGTGGCGCTCTGGCAGAAGCTTGCCGCCCGCGTGAACGCGTTGCTCTCGCAGCCGGACGTCGCAGGCGCGGTCATCACGCACGGGACCGACACGCTCGAGGAAACCGCGTATTACCTGCATCTGACGGTCAACAGCCGCAAGCCCGTGGTGCTCACGGCGGCCATGCGGCCCGCCACGGCACTCTCGGCGGATGGCCCGCTCAATCTGCTCAACGCCGTGCGCGTGGCGACCGATCCGATTTCCGCCGGACGCGGCGTGATGGTCGCCATCAACAATCAGATCCACTGCGCGCGCGACGTCATCAAGACCAGCACCTACAAGGTCGATGCGTTCCAATCGCCGGAGATCGGCGTGCTGGGCTGGGTTCAGGACGAACGCGTGGCCTTTCAGCGCGCCCCGTTGCAGTACCACACCGTGGAGAGCGAGTTCGTGGGTCTCTCGGGCGAGTTGCCGGCGGTGGAGGTGGTGTCGAGCTACGCCGGCGTCTCGCGCATTGCCGTGGATGCCCTCGTTGAGGCCGGCGTGCAGGGCATCGTGGTGGCGGGCACGGGCAACGGTTCGCTGCATGCGCTGTTGCAGCAGGCGCTGGCCGAGGCCGTGCAGCGCGGCGTGACCGTGGTGCGCTCGGCGAGAGTGGGCAGCGGGCACGTCATGCGCAACGGCGCGGCGCCGGACGATCAGTACGGTTTCGTGAGCGCCGGGAATCTGCACCCTTTCAAGGCGCGGGTGCTGCTCATGCTGGCGTTGCAGGCGGGCGTGCCCAGCGAGCGCATGCAGAGCGTGTTCGACGAGTACTGA